From the Gemmatimonadaceae bacterium genome, one window contains:
- a CDS encoding site-2 protease family protein gives MNQIQNFILIAPVLLFSMVAHEYAHGYAALRNGDATASQLGRLTWNPVKHIDPFMTILLPLMTFLLGGVIFGGAKPVPVNPRNYRNYKKGDIIVSLAGVSTNVVIAFLCVPLSILLYFVGKAAPALSGGASILQLMLTYGISLNLVLAAFNLIPIPPLDGSHVMKYLLPPAWGLAYQRFGRYGLIVLFLLLSFARPLLYIWFAPVFALTGILRGLLFPYILPSQWTM, from the coding sequence TGAATCAGATCCAGAATTTCATTCTCATCGCGCCGGTACTGCTGTTCTCCATGGTCGCGCATGAGTACGCGCATGGCTATGCCGCATTGCGAAACGGAGACGCCACTGCCTCCCAGCTCGGTCGGCTGACGTGGAATCCTGTCAAGCACATCGACCCGTTCATGACGATCCTCCTTCCCCTCATGACGTTCCTGCTGGGCGGAGTGATCTTTGGTGGTGCAAAGCCGGTACCCGTCAATCCTCGGAATTACAGAAACTACAAGAAGGGCGACATTATCGTGTCGCTGGCCGGCGTGTCCACCAACGTCGTCATCGCATTCCTCTGCGTTCCGCTCTCCATTTTGCTGTATTTCGTTGGGAAGGCTGCTCCCGCTCTTTCGGGGGGGGCCTCGATACTTCAGTTGATGCTCACTTATGGCATCTCGCTGAATCTCGTGCTTGCCGCTTTCAATCTCATTCCCATCCCGCCGCTCGATGGGTCTCACGTCATGAAGTACCTTCTGCCGCCGGCGTGGGGCCTGGCGTATCAGCGATTCGGACGCTACGGCTTGATCGTTCTTTTCCTGTTGCTGTCGTTCGCCCGCCCGCTGTTGTACATATGGTTCGCACCGGTCTTTGCGCTTACCGGCATTTTGCGTGGCCTGCTCTTTCCTTACATCCTGCCCAGCCAATGGACGATGTAG
- a CDS encoding segregation/condensation protein A, translating to MDDVGASRFRDGEVFVVELTQFSGPLDLLLSLIRDEQIDIEDIPVARIAEQFLSRISSLALDEAADYLEMAARLVRIKAQMLLPRREGDDAWEDPRAELVRRLLEYQQVREVVDILERRSDERRNQFARAYLPRNFAISAPAAALSLSLPELLAAVDRVLRAARQPGIHDVVPRTTDVSGAIATVRAVLALRARARWRDVIASDAEPWQILSVLLALLELAKLGELKLAQLRPFAPVEISRDAASQAA from the coding sequence ATGGACGATGTAGGCGCCAGCCGCTTTCGCGACGGCGAAGTGTTTGTCGTCGAATTGACACAGTTTTCGGGTCCGCTGGATCTGCTGCTTTCGCTCATCCGCGACGAGCAGATCGACATCGAGGACATTCCCGTGGCGCGAATTGCCGAGCAGTTCCTGTCGCGGATCTCGTCTCTCGCGCTGGATGAAGCCGCCGATTATCTCGAAATGGCAGCGCGGCTCGTCCGTATCAAAGCCCAGATGCTTCTGCCGCGTCGTGAGGGTGACGACGCGTGGGAAGATCCGCGGGCGGAGCTGGTGCGCAGGCTTCTGGAATACCAGCAGGTTCGCGAAGTGGTGGACATTCTGGAGCGACGAAGCGATGAGCGTCGCAATCAGTTCGCACGTGCATACCTGCCGCGCAACTTCGCGATCTCCGCTCCGGCGGCTGCGCTTTCGCTCTCCCTGCCGGAGTTACTGGCTGCGGTCGACCGTGTCCTTCGCGCCGCAAGACAGCCGGGAATCCATGACGTCGTGCCGCGGACGACCGACGTGAGCGGCGCAATCGCCACAGTGCGAGCGGTACTGGCGCTGCGCGCTCGCGCACGTTGGCGAGACGTCATTGCAAGCGATGCTGAACCGTGGCAGATCCTGTCCGTACTTCTGGCGTTGCTCGAGCTCGCGAAACTGGGCGAGCTCAAGCTCGCTCAGCTCCGCCCCTTCGCACCTGTTGAAATTTCCCGTGACGCCGCTAGCCAGGCTGCTTGA
- the scpB gene encoding SMC-Scp complex subunit ScpB — protein MTPLARLLEAALFSSARPVPLSDIKSMGLDLATSDSDITEALAELRDHYDDDGHGVELVEVGGGWQILTRPEYTETIERAQLAARPQRLSAAALETLAIVAYRQPLGRAEIEEIRGVGCGQMLKSLHERELIEVVGRGEGMGRPLLYGTTPLFLEQFALRHLGELPRADELAVALRDPNAPVPSIENLPPALEQEAADAGSPYFETAR, from the coding sequence GTGACGCCGCTAGCCAGGCTGCTTGAAGCCGCGCTTTTCTCGAGCGCCCGACCAGTCCCGCTCTCTGACATAAAGTCAATGGGTCTCGACCTGGCTACGTCGGACAGCGACATCACAGAAGCGCTCGCAGAGTTGCGCGATCACTACGACGACGATGGTCACGGAGTGGAGCTGGTCGAAGTTGGCGGCGGCTGGCAAATACTTACGAGGCCCGAGTACACCGAGACTATCGAGCGCGCCCAGCTTGCCGCCCGGCCGCAGAGGTTGTCCGCTGCCGCACTTGAAACGCTTGCGATCGTGGCCTACCGTCAGCCGCTGGGGCGCGCCGAGATCGAAGAGATTCGAGGAGTAGGTTGCGGCCAGATGCTCAAGTCGCTGCACGAGCGCGAGCTGATCGAGGTCGTTGGACGCGGGGAAGGGATGGGGCGCCCCCTGTTATACGGCACTACTCCACTGTTCCTCGAACAATTTGCGCTGCGGCACCTCGGCGAACTGCCGCGCGCCGATGAGCTGGCTGTCGCGCTCAGAGATCCCAACGCGCCTGTGCCCTCGATCGAAAATCTGCCGCCCGCTCTGGAGCAGGAAGCGGCCGACGCCGGTTCGCCTTACTTCGAGACTGCCCGCTGA
- a CDS encoding pseudouridine synthase gives MSEVMRIQRALARAGVASRRHAEQLVAEGRIRINGTVAITGQSVDPERDEITLDGNPIERPAGYHWIVLNKPPGVLTTRSDPGGRRTVFDLVPPRPGLTYVGRLDYMTEGVLLMTTDGEAAHKLTHPSSEVERTYVATVRGDGPAAVRAGRDGVELDDGWVKPLDITAHNLSRGLWELELTIAEGRTREIRRFCTALDLAVERLVRIRFGPVAIGQLPQGATRPLSGRERDIIMAIVQ, from the coding sequence ATGTCGGAAGTCATGAGAATACAGCGAGCGCTTGCGCGGGCCGGCGTCGCATCCCGCAGACATGCGGAACAGCTCGTCGCCGAGGGTCGAATACGAATCAATGGAACCGTGGCGATCACGGGGCAGAGTGTCGATCCCGAACGCGATGAAATCACGCTCGACGGCAATCCCATCGAACGGCCCGCGGGCTACCACTGGATCGTGCTGAACAAACCGCCCGGGGTTCTTACGACGCGATCGGACCCGGGGGGCCGCCGGACGGTTTTTGATCTGGTCCCGCCTCGCCCGGGTCTGACATATGTCGGACGCCTCGACTACATGACTGAAGGGGTGCTGCTAATGACGACTGACGGTGAAGCGGCCCACAAACTCACTCATCCGAGCAGTGAAGTCGAGCGCACGTACGTTGCAACGGTTCGCGGCGATGGTCCCGCCGCCGTGCGTGCCGGCCGCGACGGCGTGGAACTGGACGACGGATGGGTAAAACCTCTCGACATTACCGCGCACAATCTCAGTCGCGGGCTCTGGGAGCTCGAGTTGACGATTGCGGAGGGTCGCACCCGGGAGATTCGACGGTTTTGCACTGCTCTCGACCTCGCCGTCGAACGACTTGTCCGGATCAGATTCGGCCCGGTTGCCATCGGCCAGCTGCCGCAGGGAGCGACCCGGCCACTTAGCGGCCGCGAACGGGATATCATCATGGCGATCGTACAATAG
- a CDS encoding MoxR family ATPase: MATQVQPSADTSMIHSVVDQVGRRIVGQDYMVERLVISILTGGHVLLEGVPGLAKTLAVRTLAETINTSFQRIQFTPDLLPADILGTQVYDQSNGQFSVKRGPIFANIILADEINRAPAKVQAALLEAMQEKQVTIGGTTFKLDEPFLVLATQNPIEQEGTYPLPEAQVDRFMLKLHVGYPTRDEEKEILRRMAGGASIAVRQVASPETIMAARQRITELYMDERIVDYIVSIVHATRYPAEAGLKDLKPLIEFGASPRATLALAQASRAHAFLRQRAFVTPDDVKAIAPDVLRHRVLTTYEAEAEEITSDAIVTRILATVQAP; this comes from the coding sequence GTGGCAACACAGGTCCAGCCGTCCGCGGACACCAGCATGATTCACAGTGTGGTCGATCAGGTCGGTCGCCGCATCGTGGGACAGGACTACATGGTGGAGCGGCTTGTCATCAGCATTCTGACAGGCGGCCATGTCCTGCTCGAAGGCGTGCCTGGCCTGGCCAAGACGCTGGCCGTGCGTACCCTTGCCGAAACGATCAACACTTCGTTTCAGCGAATCCAGTTCACGCCGGATCTGCTGCCTGCCGACATTCTCGGCACACAGGTCTATGATCAGTCGAATGGTCAGTTTAGCGTAAAACGCGGGCCGATCTTCGCGAATATCATTCTCGCCGATGAGATCAACCGCGCCCCGGCTAAAGTCCAGGCGGCGCTGCTGGAGGCAATGCAGGAAAAACAGGTCACGATCGGTGGCACGACTTTCAAGCTCGACGAGCCGTTCCTGGTGCTGGCCACCCAGAATCCGATCGAGCAGGAAGGCACGTATCCGCTGCCTGAAGCTCAGGTAGACCGGTTCATGCTGAAGCTGCACGTCGGCTATCCAACGCGTGACGAAGAAAAGGAGATCCTGCGCAGGATGGCCGGCGGAGCTTCGATAGCGGTGCGGCAGGTTGCCAGCCCGGAAACGATCATGGCGGCCCGCCAACGCATCACCGAGTTGTACATGGACGAACGTATCGTCGACTACATAGTGTCGATCGTTCACGCAACACGCTATCCGGCAGAGGCGGGGCTCAAGGATTTGAAACCGCTCATCGAGTTCGGTGCAAGCCCCCGCGCCACACTGGCCCTTGCGCAGGCTTCGCGTGCGCACGCCTTTTTGCGCCAGCGGGCTTTCGTTACCCCTGACGACGTCAAGGCAATCGCTCCTGACGTGCTCCGCCACCGCGTGCTGACTACGTATGAGGCGGAAGCGGAAGAGATTACCAGTGACGCCATCGTCACGCGCATTCTGGCCACTGTGCAGGCGCCGTGA
- a CDS encoding DUF58 domain-containing protein — MIAGGTSVGVPPEILRQVKLLELRTRGLVNSVFTGEYRSVFKGQGMEFSEVREYQPGDEVRTIDWNVTARMRRPFVKRYIEERELTVMLAVDLSGSNRFGTVKRFKSELASELAAVIAMSAVRNNDRVGVVLFTDRIEYVVPPRKGRKHVLRILRDLLTFEPVGRGTDIAAMIDHLAKTLKQKTIVFLISDFVAPDVERPLKILAQRHDVVAVTVEDPSESQLPDIGLARFVDPETGITLEIDTSSPDVRGAYDAQVSQERNARRSLLRRLAIDEVPVRTDGNYIEPLLRFFRSRETQARRR, encoded by the coding sequence GTGATTGCAGGCGGCACGTCAGTCGGCGTTCCCCCGGAGATTCTCCGACAGGTCAAACTCCTCGAGCTGAGGACCCGCGGCCTCGTGAACTCGGTTTTTACCGGCGAATACCGAAGCGTGTTCAAGGGGCAGGGTATGGAGTTTTCGGAGGTACGCGAATACCAGCCTGGTGACGAAGTTCGGACCATCGACTGGAACGTCACGGCGCGCATGAGACGTCCATTCGTGAAGCGATACATCGAGGAACGCGAGCTGACCGTGATGCTGGCGGTCGATCTTTCCGGTTCGAATCGATTCGGGACAGTGAAGCGGTTCAAGAGTGAGCTCGCGTCCGAATTGGCGGCGGTCATCGCGATGTCGGCTGTCCGCAACAACGACCGCGTTGGCGTTGTCCTGTTTACAGACCGCATCGAATATGTCGTGCCGCCACGGAAGGGACGGAAACACGTGCTGAGGATTCTCAGAGATCTTCTGACCTTCGAGCCTGTGGGCAGGGGGACCGACATCGCGGCGATGATCGATCATCTGGCGAAAACGCTGAAGCAGAAGACGATTGTATTCCTGATTTCAGATTTTGTCGCTCCTGATGTCGAGCGCCCGCTCAAGATTCTCGCGCAGCGGCATGACGTGGTCGCGGTGACGGTCGAAGACCCGAGTGAGAGTCAGCTTCCCGACATTGGACTCGCGCGTTTCGTCGATCCGGAAACCGGCATTACGCTCGAGATAGATACCAGCTCGCCCGATGTGCGTGGTGCGTACGATGCACAAGTAAGCCAGGAGCGCAATGCACGACGAAGTCTGTTGCGTCGTCTTGCCATCGATGAAGTGCCGGTACGCACTGATGGCAATTATATCGAGCCGCTGCTCCGTTTTTTCCGGTCACGCGAAACGCAGGCCCGGCGGCGATGA
- a CDS encoding VWA domain-containing protein, which produces MGAPAVAAPAAVVGGATQALGGCDHFSRTSVLARGPRAGRGIARAIFILRNVALALSVVAFARPRAGARLENKTSSGINIVLALDLSSSMLAQDFQPNRLEVAKAKAMQFVRARESDRMGVVAFAGEALTQVPLTTEHSVILQSIQNLQAGQLEDGTAIGLGIATAANRLRDAPGNSRVMIIVTDGVNNRGAIDPLSAARAAAVYGIRIYGIGVGTEGVAPVPVGRDVFGLRFENQPVRIDEALLTSIARLTGGRYFRARDAAALDQIYSQINRLERVPLQTSSYVRYTELYRWALGLALLALMMELALTAWKAPLP; this is translated from the coding sequence ATGGGCGCTCCTGCTGTTGCTGCTCCTGCCGCTGTGGTGGGCGGCGCGACGCAAGCGCTCGGAGGCTGCGATCATTTTTCGCGCACGAGCGTGCTTGCCCGTGGCCCGCGCGCTGGACGCGGAATAGCCCGCGCTATCTTCATTCTGCGCAACGTCGCATTGGCGCTTAGCGTCGTCGCATTCGCGCGGCCAAGGGCCGGCGCGCGGCTCGAAAACAAGACGAGCTCGGGCATCAACATCGTGCTCGCGCTCGATCTTTCGAGCTCGATGCTGGCTCAGGATTTCCAGCCAAACCGGCTCGAAGTCGCAAAGGCAAAGGCGATGCAATTCGTGCGCGCCCGCGAATCGGACCGGATGGGAGTGGTCGCATTCGCGGGAGAAGCACTCACTCAGGTGCCGCTCACCACCGAGCACTCGGTGATCCTGCAGTCGATTCAGAATCTGCAGGCAGGCCAGCTCGAAGACGGCACCGCAATCGGCCTCGGCATCGCCACTGCGGCCAACAGGTTGCGGGACGCTCCCGGTAATTCCAGAGTGATGATCATCGTCACTGACGGAGTGAACAACCGCGGTGCCATCGACCCGCTTTCTGCAGCACGCGCGGCAGCGGTCTATGGCATTCGCATCTACGGAATCGGTGTGGGCACCGAAGGTGTAGCGCCCGTTCCGGTTGGCCGGGATGTATTTGGTCTTCGTTTTGAGAACCAGCCGGTTCGGATTGACGAGGCGTTGCTCACGAGCATCGCGCGTCTCACCGGGGGCAGATATTTTCGCGCTCGTGATGCAGCAGCCCTCGATCAGATCTATTCACAGATCAATCGTCTGGAACGAGTTCCGTTGCAAACCAGCTCATATGTTCGATACACCGAGCTCTACCGATGGGCTCTTGGTCTGGCGCTGCTTGCGCTGATGATGGAGCTGGCGCTGACGGCGTGGAAGGCGCCGTTACCCTGA
- a CDS encoding VWA domain-containing protein: protein MEGAVTLMDNALLGFRYFAWPWALTLVVLLPLATVWMLRQTRAVRDRRLARLGAPAMISRLAPMSLGASGWQPIRLGLAAMLIGIAFAGPRWGVERTVVRQAGIDIVLALDASSSMLAHDESPDRLTKMKEIVMQLRSLSPNDGFALIAFAGRSYVLSPVTVDDAALDLFIRNLDPTVVGQSGSSISGAIRQSANLLSISRSEAERAIVLMSDGEGFEPAEEVVNEARRAAGLGITVITAGFGTESGATIPETMNGVIRPKRDAAGSVVISQYSPGLLQAAADAGRGVFVPPSDPNRAATVRKALAQLRTEQRSMSRGSNLAPRFQWFLGPALLLLLLDTFLLARRGRRRVARTISTAALTIATSCVSGDMKERAATESYNRGTALIQKRDSALAALPLLERAAEKTRSLELRHRAIFNAGFVHLRQGLALSGDSAAAPLDSALAIYKRALLTRPDDPDSKWNYELALRRKKRGGGGGGGGGGGGSAQPQPQPASSSNASNRQQPVPGMDEQRAEQLLNAMEREEQDVQGRKQRRNVPQPPPNGRDW, encoded by the coding sequence GTGGAAGGCGCCGTTACCCTGATGGACAACGCGCTGTTGGGCTTTCGGTATTTCGCATGGCCGTGGGCACTCACACTCGTGGTTTTGCTTCCCCTCGCCACGGTATGGATGCTCCGCCAGACGCGTGCCGTCCGCGACCGGCGGCTCGCAAGGCTGGGCGCGCCCGCAATGATCTCGCGACTGGCGCCAATGTCACTTGGCGCTTCCGGCTGGCAGCCGATACGCCTGGGCCTCGCAGCGATGCTGATCGGCATCGCCTTCGCGGGACCCCGGTGGGGCGTTGAACGAACGGTGGTCAGGCAGGCGGGCATAGACATCGTGCTTGCGCTCGATGCATCGTCCTCGATGCTTGCCCACGACGAGTCTCCGGACCGACTCACCAAAATGAAGGAAATTGTGATGCAGTTGCGCTCGCTCTCGCCGAACGACGGCTTCGCGTTGATCGCGTTCGCGGGACGGAGCTACGTGCTGAGCCCCGTTACAGTTGACGACGCTGCGCTCGACCTGTTCATTCGAAACCTGGACCCCACCGTGGTTGGACAATCCGGCAGCTCCATCTCCGGGGCAATCCGGCAGTCGGCAAATCTCTTGTCGATCTCCAGGTCGGAAGCCGAACGAGCGATTGTGCTGATGAGTGATGGCGAGGGATTCGAGCCGGCCGAGGAAGTGGTGAACGAAGCCAGACGCGCCGCCGGTTTGGGCATTACCGTGATCACGGCGGGATTCGGTACCGAAAGCGGGGCCACGATTCCTGAAACCATGAACGGTGTCATCCGGCCGAAGCGCGATGCGGCGGGCAGCGTCGTGATATCTCAGTACAGCCCGGGGTTGTTGCAGGCTGCGGCGGATGCCGGCCGTGGCGTGTTTGTGCCTCCCTCCGATCCCAATCGCGCGGCAACTGTGCGGAAGGCCCTGGCGCAATTGCGTACCGAACAGCGCTCGATGTCCCGCGGAAGCAATCTTGCGCCGCGATTCCAGTGGTTCCTTGGACCCGCGCTCCTCCTGCTCCTTCTTGACACCTTTCTCCTCGCTCGTCGGGGGCGCAGGCGTGTAGCTCGGACGATCAGCACCGCGGCACTGACTATCGCAACCAGTTGCGTCAGCGGTGACATGAAAGAGCGCGCCGCAACAGAATCCTACAATCGCGGAACGGCGCTCATACAGAAGCGCGATTCGGCGTTGGCCGCATTGCCGCTGCTCGAGCGTGCGGCCGAGAAGACTAGGAGCCTCGAACTGCGCCACCGTGCGATCTTCAACGCCGGGTTCGTGCACCTGCGCCAGGGCCTCGCTCTTTCCGGAGACTCCGCCGCCGCGCCTCTCGATAGCGCGCTGGCAATATATAAACGGGCACTGCTGACGCGTCCGGACGATCCGGATTCGAAGTGGAACTATGAGTTAGCACTGCGCCGGAAGAAACGCGGGGGAGGCGGTGGGGGCGGTGGTGGTGGCGGTGGAAGTGCTCAGCCCCAGCCGCAGCCGGCAAGCTCCAGCAATGCATCAAACCGGCAGCAGCCCGTCCCCGGGATGGACGAACAGCGTGCTGAGCAGCTCCTCAACGCCATGGAGCGGGAGGAGCAGGATGTACAGGGCAGAAAGCAGCGACGAAACGTTCCACAGCCGCCGCCAAACGGGCGGGACTGGTAA
- the mutL gene encoding DNA mismatch repair endonuclease MutL, with protein MPVIEILPAAVADQIAAGEVVERPASVVKELVENALDAGATAIDVLIEEGGHKLIRVSDDGCGMERADVELALVRHGTSKIRTAADLVGVRSYGFRGEALPAIASISRFDIETSAGDDGGTALNASAGSIGSINPVSRRRGTTVSVAQLFHNVPARRKFLRGARSEWRAIVDVVGGIALTRPKIRFTLEHDGKTALALPPVSSLRARIGGIWGGRYGAALLDVDDVSGAVHVSGLVERPADVGTAARRVFLSVNGRAIRDIGIVRAAEAAYRSTISAGLRPSLFLNVTLPADSVDVNVHPAKAEVRFLDRWPLERAVETAVRRALGTFDASAMVGGSHFPSHRPAVSALLGLPVDVSAILATPRADNGGLFAGSDSPSSDEALDAYNAMAVPGSDQSGAAASPYQSADGPSFAGSDIPELFQFRRTYLAFEHPAGLVLIDQHSAHERVLYEQFMQCLESGAAPAQRLLLPITLHLGPAEGDAFDANREYLEKIGFEVEGFGGNTLIVNSVPMPHRRFDAERCLRETLDALTGDRVAGTATRHEHLAATVACKGAIKAGEQLSVPEMRALFISLRDTTLPAHDVHGRSTIVQLTWDEIDRRFGRR; from the coding sequence GTGCCGGTAATCGAAATTCTGCCGGCGGCGGTTGCCGATCAGATTGCCGCGGGCGAAGTGGTGGAACGACCGGCATCGGTGGTGAAGGAACTGGTAGAGAATGCGCTCGATGCCGGCGCGACGGCCATCGACGTGCTGATCGAGGAAGGCGGGCACAAGCTCATCCGCGTGAGCGATGATGGGTGCGGGATGGAGCGTGCGGACGTCGAGCTTGCTCTTGTCCGTCATGGCACATCCAAGATCAGAACAGCAGCTGATCTTGTTGGAGTACGAAGCTATGGATTCAGGGGAGAAGCGCTCCCCGCAATTGCTTCGATCTCGCGGTTCGACATCGAGACATCGGCCGGTGACGACGGCGGAACCGCGCTCAACGCTTCCGCAGGATCGATCGGCAGCATCAACCCGGTGTCGCGGCGCCGCGGCACGACCGTATCCGTGGCGCAGCTGTTTCACAACGTTCCAGCGAGAAGAAAATTTCTCCGTGGCGCGCGCTCGGAATGGCGGGCAATTGTGGATGTCGTGGGTGGTATCGCGCTCACGCGTCCGAAAATCCGCTTCACTCTCGAGCACGATGGAAAAACAGCGCTCGCCCTCCCGCCGGTGTCATCGCTGCGCGCGCGCATCGGCGGAATCTGGGGTGGGCGATACGGGGCGGCGCTGCTCGATGTCGACGATGTCAGCGGCGCAGTTCATGTGAGTGGGCTGGTCGAGCGGCCCGCGGATGTCGGCACCGCCGCCCGCAGAGTATTCCTGTCGGTGAACGGCCGCGCCATCCGGGATATCGGTATCGTACGCGCCGCCGAAGCGGCGTACAGATCGACTATTTCCGCAGGGCTTCGTCCGTCGCTGTTCCTCAATGTCACACTCCCGGCGGACTCGGTGGATGTGAATGTGCATCCCGCGAAAGCCGAGGTGAGGTTTCTCGACCGGTGGCCGCTCGAGCGCGCGGTTGAAACGGCAGTGCGCCGCGCTCTGGGGACTTTCGATGCATCTGCCATGGTTGGCGGAAGCCACTTCCCGTCGCATCGACCTGCGGTTTCTGCGCTTCTCGGGCTTCCGGTGGACGTTTCCGCGATTCTGGCTACGCCTCGCGCTGACAATGGAGGATTGTTTGCGGGTTCGGACTCGCCTTCCAGCGACGAGGCGTTGGATGCGTATAACGCCATGGCCGTTCCGGGCAGTGATCAATCAGGAGCCGCCGCATCGCCCTATCAGTCTGCTGACGGTCCGTCATTCGCCGGGAGCGACATACCCGAGCTCTTCCAGTTTCGGCGCACTTACCTCGCTTTCGAACACCCGGCTGGACTCGTCTTGATCGACCAGCACTCCGCGCATGAACGAGTGCTGTACGAGCAATTCATGCAATGTCTGGAGAGTGGCGCTGCGCCGGCTCAACGTCTGCTTCTTCCAATCACTCTTCATCTCGGTCCCGCTGAGGGCGATGCGTTCGATGCCAACCGCGAATACCTGGAAAAAATCGGGTTTGAAGTGGAGGGATTTGGTGGTAATACCCTCATCGTCAACAGCGTACCGATGCCGCACCGGCGCTTCGATGCCGAGCGGTGTCTGCGGGAAACGCTCGATGCTCTCACCGGTGATCGAGTGGCGGGCACTGCGACACGGCATGAGCACCTGGCGGCGACAGTTGCCTGTAAGGGCGCGATCAAGGCGGGCGAGCAGCTGTCAGTTCCCGAAATGAGGGCGCTCTTCATATCGCTCCGCGACACCACGCTTCCTGCACACGACGTGCATGGCCGCTCCACGATCGTCCAGCTCACGTGGGACGAAATCGACCGGCGGTTTGGCCGTCGATAA
- the miaA gene encoding tRNA (adenosine(37)-N6)-dimethylallyltransferase MiaA: MAVDNIRVICGPTAAGKSEIAQGLALEYGATIISADSRQIYRGFDIGTAKPSPLDRRGVRHESIDIADPNERYSAALWSAGAMRWIPEARARGSVPLVVGGTGFYIRALFHPLFEAPSLEAVARSRLEAFLGGMPTVELRRWCTCLDPAKSQLGRVQLARAVETALLSGQRLSQLQSSQGRIASFTPHYLIIDPGVRLSSRIESRVDRMIDAGWLSEVRALAATVDPGAPAWKASGYSTMRRVATGEVDLSIARERIIIETRQFAKRQRTWFRHQLGAAHITIVNPDDSDRTATIERWWKESA, translated from the coding sequence TTGGCCGTCGATAACATCCGCGTAATCTGTGGGCCAACTGCTGCCGGGAAGTCGGAAATCGCGCAGGGGCTGGCCCTTGAGTACGGCGCCACCATCATCAGCGCTGATTCTCGCCAGATCTACCGCGGCTTCGATATTGGCACCGCCAAGCCCTCGCCTCTCGATCGGCGCGGCGTCCGGCACGAGTCCATCGACATTGCAGATCCGAACGAACGATATTCGGCGGCGCTATGGTCGGCCGGAGCGATGCGATGGATCCCGGAGGCACGCGCGCGTGGAAGTGTGCCGCTCGTCGTCGGAGGTACGGGGTTCTACATCAGGGCGCTGTTCCACCCTCTGTTCGAGGCACCGTCGCTCGAAGCTGTAGCTCGGTCCAGGCTGGAAGCGTTTCTGGGCGGAATGCCCACTGTCGAGCTCCGGCGCTGGTGCACGTGCCTCGACCCCGCAAAATCGCAGCTCGGCAGAGTGCAGCTCGCGCGCGCGGTGGAAACTGCGTTGTTATCCGGCCAGCGGCTCAGCCAGCTCCAGTCGAGCCAGGGGCGGATCGCCTCTTTTACTCCTCATTATCTGATTATCGATCCAGGCGTGCGCCTTTCCTCGCGGATCGAATCACGCGTGGACCGTATGATCGATGCCGGCTGGCTGTCTGAAGTGAGGGCGCTCGCGGCGACGGTCGACCCGGGCGCGCCTGCATGGAAAGCAAGCGGCTACTCCACGATGCGGCGTGTCGCGACCGGCGAGGTCGATTTGTCAATCGCGCGTGAGCGGATCATTATTGAGACGCGGCAGTTCGCAAAGCGACAGCGGACATGGTTTCGGCATCAACTGGGCGCAGCGCACATCACGATAGTGAATCCGGACGACTCCGATCGTACGGCTACGATTGAACGCTGGTGGAAGGAGTCGGCTTGA